The following proteins come from a genomic window of Nautilia profundicola AmH:
- a CDS encoding pseudouridine synthase family protein codes for MNEKAYILLAKQEGISNRAAKELIDRGLVFAKDKKIKIARGLLPINTKFKVLKFPKPKKIFEDKNLLAVDKPPYITSEEIAKNFGYELLHRLDKETSGVLILVKNDEFKKKAIEEFKKQNVYKEYITWVSGIVAEPMKIDLPIKVIKTKSGALAKISKDGEDAVTEIEPILAFRTKSKVKAVIHTGRTHQIRAHLKAVEHPILGDEKYGGEPFKRVMLHHHKFKIFDYNFTSPEPSDFKMQEEVNTHKKKKKK; via the coding sequence ATGAACGAAAAAGCATATATTCTTTTGGCAAAACAAGAAGGTATATCTAATAGAGCTGCAAAAGAGCTTATAGACAGAGGACTTGTTTTTGCAAAAGACAAAAAAATTAAAATAGCAAGAGGGTTATTACCCATTAATACAAAATTTAAAGTTTTAAAATTTCCAAAACCGAAAAAAATTTTTGAAGATAAAAATCTATTGGCGGTAGATAAGCCTCCATATATTACAAGTGAGGAAATTGCTAAAAACTTTGGATATGAATTATTGCATAGACTTGATAAAGAAACAAGCGGTGTTCTTATTTTGGTAAAAAACGATGAGTTTAAGAAAAAAGCAATTGAAGAGTTTAAAAAACAAAACGTTTATAAAGAATATATCACATGGGTAAGCGGTATTGTGGCTGAGCCTATGAAAATAGATCTTCCTATTAAGGTGATTAAAACAAAAAGCGGTGCACTTGCAAAGATATCAAAAGACGGAGAAGACGCCGTAACCGAAATTGAACCGATTTTGGCGTTCAGAACCAAATCTAAAGTAAAAGCCGTAATCCATACCGGAAGAACACATCAAATCAGAGCACACTTAAAAGCTGTTGAACATCCTATTTTAGGTGATGAAAAGTATGGAGGAGAACCGTTTAAAAGAGTTATGTTACACCACCATAAATTTAAAATATTTGATTATAATTTTACATCGCCGGAACCAAGTGATTTTAAAATGCAAGAAGAGGTTAATACTCATAAGAAAAAAAAGAAAAAGTAG
- a CDS encoding DUF3373 family protein gives MKKLLLSATVVAGLFAAPTIDTLQKQINDLQQQLKELKAKQTEQNDRYYKKVAPIVANNHLFWSYDLRTTYDAIFQETTDGMGVTNVQMDPTTGQTVFTFAPVKGEKINNHIFTNRVILTGVYKPSDNLKATVRVEANNMFGSNDASNMMVNPFQNVPWVANETPDDINFRLKEAFFNYYFGDDLMFSAGRRPATNGYPANLREGDDPASPLAHLINMEFDGFSFKIGNGEFSKITDKFGDWGTWLKFCAGRGYSSATGKWPSNFAAPYSRNDALKNMDFAGFIFVPYDDGQYSLWTETVWAWHVQGYTMNYDATVALADPTKAVYEMSDTGNYFGENVMLKADGIGDGISDFLDDTKAFVSFAYSKVKGNGKLLGQDSTGNPVYEGTHSGHSVWVGADMPGFKDGDRFGLSYVKGSKYWRSFTYGEDTLAGSIAAVRGKAVDVYYNTEIVPHLTAGLRYTYIKYDHAGSDGFFGMMADPDVADNFSYVKKATDIRAYIRYKF, from the coding sequence ATGAAAAAATTACTACTTTCAGCTACAGTAGTTGCAGGACTATTTGCAGCTCCAACAATTGACACTTTACAAAAACAAATCAATGATTTACAACAACAATTAAAAGAATTAAAAGCAAAACAAACTGAACAAAACGACAGATACTACAAAAAAGTAGCTCCTATCGTAGCAAACAACCACCTATTCTGGAGTTATGATTTAAGAACAACTTATGACGCTATTTTCCAAGAAACTACTGACGGTATGGGTGTAACAAATGTCCAAATGGATCCAACAACAGGACAGACAGTTTTCACATTTGCTCCAGTTAAAGGTGAAAAAATCAACAACCACATCTTTACTAACAGAGTAATTTTAACAGGTGTATATAAACCAAGTGACAATCTTAAAGCAACTGTAAGGGTAGAAGCAAACAATATGTTCGGAAGTAACGATGCTTCTAATATGATGGTAAATCCTTTCCAAAACGTTCCTTGGGTGGCAAACGAAACACCTGATGATATTAATTTCAGACTTAAAGAAGCTTTCTTTAACTACTATTTCGGTGATGATTTAATGTTTAGTGCTGGTAGAAGACCGGCTACAAACGGTTATCCTGCAAACTTAAGAGAAGGTGACGATCCTGCAAGTCCTCTTGCACACTTAATCAATATGGAATTTGACGGATTCAGTTTCAAAATCGGAAACGGTGAATTTTCTAAAATTACAGACAAGTTCGGAGACTGGGGAACTTGGTTAAAATTCTGTGCTGGTAGAGGTTACTCAAGTGCAACTGGTAAATGGCCAAGCAACTTCGCAGCTCCTTATTCAAGAAACGATGCACTTAAAAATATGGATTTCGCTGGATTTATTTTCGTACCGTATGATGACGGTCAATATTCTTTATGGACAGAAACAGTTTGGGCTTGGCATGTTCAAGGTTATACAATGAATTACGATGCAACTGTAGCATTAGCTGATCCAACAAAAGCTGTTTACGAAATGTCTGATACAGGAAATTATTTCGGCGAAAACGTAATGTTAAAAGCAGACGGTATCGGTGACGGTATTAGTGATTTCTTAGACGATACTAAAGCGTTTGTATCATTTGCTTATAGTAAAGTAAAAGGAAATGGTAAATTATTAGGACAAGATAGTACTGGAAATCCTGTTTATGAAGGAACTCATTCAGGACACAGTGTTTGGGTTGGTGCAGACATGCCTGGATTCAAAGACGGTGACAGATTCGGTTTAAGTTATGTAAAAGGTAGCAAATACTGGAGAAGCTTTACTTACGGTGAAGATACTTTAGCAGGAAGCATTGCTGCTGTTAGAGGTAAAGCTGTAGATGTATATTACAACACTGAAATCGTTCCTCATTTAACTGCGGGACTAAGATATACATACATTAAATACGATCATGCAGGAAGTGACGGATTCTTTGGTATGATGGCTGATCCTGATGTAGCTGATAATTTCTCTTATGTTAAAAAAGCAACAGATATCAGAGCTTACATCAGATATAAATTTTAA
- a CDS encoding molybdopterin-dependent oxidoreductase, protein MSEIINLKRRNFLKGSAAAAAGVTLASTSAYALSAYEDAESAKEKKEKDIKNAKYIPTFCGMCVNMCGAIARNVDGKVVKLDPNPLFTKSRNFLCARGNAGLAAPYDPDRLKWPLIRVGKRGEGKYRKATWEEAYEYIRQKMVKIYDEEKDNRSAIAFGAGAGAEEPLFATFGNGVGSAIFVDHFTTCFAPAFMANKLTFGSWGSADFRRSKYVLMLGANRAEAIVTPDTLDLFRRGHKRGAKIVYVDVRYTNTAAQADEFIPIKPGTDLALMLAMIHETINKGYYKTPYKADYLAKNADGLDELVEYFTNGEGSKYTPEWASKITEIPADTIRRLTKEFSDAAEKYEGAANCYRSRKSTWYYQDFDFRRAQAIFNVLHGCVNRPGGVLLGRGLKAEKYEYEDFPIYDNAATRIDIATNPKGEYPLLNPTKGSWQIFRNKVHEINTKWKKGEKLADGEYPVRGMFIYRENPMQSVPGYEKTAEMFDTMDLVVVIDIIPNDTAMYADVILPDTPYLERTSPVKSFGTLCQPVIGYRSATMEPMYSTKPLYYIMKELSEKVEKDLAAITFKYTWDADDLGAELPADFNLAKYLTDDFEIDEEKLKADIKDEKLVKAILQHASEDDLDIATFKLSAAYEKTPEEFNEEVMTEIYGKKAAEIAKEYGAYWPGIEDAIEEAIDEHLKVLKKDYEDKAGAVYDLYDKYSKLPKDYCIKPKKGKWIKLALRNLEGKKFKNPINGQEETLHKFPKWRDSLFEEPKNNQVRLVVGRHGYFTQSSHPNNYLLLDLMNYNYIWINDELAKELGVKFKDEVELTNRTGQKVIGKVYPTKRIRKDTIFVATGMGSKSPMLTLGGNNGISQATIAEDHTDPIIGAASMNETFVTIRKV, encoded by the coding sequence ATGTCTGAAATTATCAATCTCAAAAGAAGAAACTTTCTAAAAGGCTCAGCGGCAGCGGCGGCAGGTGTTACACTTGCAAGTACGTCTGCATATGCACTTAGTGCGTATGAAGATGCCGAGAGTGCAAAAGAGAAAAAAGAAAAAGACATAAAAAACGCAAAATATATTCCGACATTCTGTGGAATGTGCGTTAATATGTGTGGTGCGATAGCAAGAAATGTTGACGGCAAAGTTGTAAAACTTGATCCAAACCCTCTGTTCACAAAATCAAGAAACTTTTTATGTGCAAGAGGTAATGCTGGATTAGCGGCTCCTTATGATCCTGACAGATTAAAATGGCCACTAATTAGAGTAGGAAAAAGAGGAGAAGGTAAATATAGAAAAGCTACATGGGAAGAAGCATACGAATATATTAGACAAAAGATGGTAAAAATCTATGATGAAGAAAAAGACAATAGAAGTGCAATCGCATTCGGTGCCGGTGCAGGTGCTGAAGAGCCTCTATTTGCAACATTCGGAAACGGCGTTGGTAGTGCTATTTTCGTTGACCACTTTACTACATGTTTCGCTCCTGCTTTCATGGCGAACAAACTTACGTTCGGAAGCTGGGGAAGTGCTGATTTTAGAAGAAGCAAATATGTATTAATGCTCGGTGCAAACAGAGCTGAAGCTATTGTTACTCCTGATACGTTAGACCTTTTCAGAAGAGGTCACAAAAGAGGAGCGAAAATAGTTTACGTAGATGTAAGATATACAAACACTGCAGCTCAGGCAGATGAATTTATTCCTATCAAACCTGGTACTGATTTAGCGTTAATGCTTGCTATGATTCATGAAACAATCAATAAAGGGTATTACAAAACTCCATATAAAGCTGACTATTTAGCTAAAAATGCTGACGGATTAGATGAATTAGTAGAATACTTTACTAATGGAGAAGGAAGCAAATACACACCTGAATGGGCAAGTAAAATTACTGAAATTCCTGCTGATACAATCAGAAGACTTACAAAAGAATTTTCTGACGCAGCTGAAAAATATGAAGGTGCTGCAAACTGTTACAGAAGTAGAAAATCTACTTGGTACTATCAAGACTTTGATTTCAGACGTGCTCAGGCAATCTTTAACGTATTACACGGATGTGTTAACAGACCTGGCGGTGTACTTCTTGGTAGAGGTCTTAAAGCGGAAAAATATGAATACGAAGATTTCCCTATTTATGACAATGCGGCAACAAGAATCGATATTGCAACAAACCCTAAAGGTGAATATCCGCTACTTAACCCTACTAAAGGTTCTTGGCAGATTTTCAGAAATAAAGTTCATGAAATCAACACCAAATGGAAAAAAGGTGAAAAACTTGCAGACGGCGAATATCCTGTAAGAGGTATGTTCATCTACAGAGAAAACCCAATGCAATCAGTTCCTGGATATGAAAAAACAGCTGAAATGTTTGATACTATGGATTTAGTTGTTGTAATCGACATTATTCCAAACGACACGGCAATGTACGCAGACGTAATCCTTCCGGATACACCGTATCTTGAAAGAACTTCACCTGTTAAATCATTCGGTACTCTTTGTCAACCTGTAATCGGTTATAGAAGTGCTACAATGGAACCAATGTATTCAACAAAACCTTTATATTACATTATGAAAGAATTAAGCGAAAAAGTTGAAAAAGACTTAGCGGCAATCACTTTCAAATATACATGGGATGCAGATGATTTAGGTGCGGAACTTCCGGCCGATTTCAACTTAGCTAAATACTTAACTGATGATTTTGAAATTGATGAAGAAAAACTAAAAGCAGATATCAAAGACGAAAAACTTGTAAAAGCAATTTTACAGCATGCAAGTGAAGACGATCTTGATATTGCTACGTTTAAACTAAGCGCGGCTTATGAAAAAACTCCTGAAGAGTTCAACGAAGAAGTAATGACTGAAATTTACGGTAAAAAAGCTGCGGAAATCGCAAAAGAATACGGTGCTTACTGGCCTGGAATCGAAGATGCGATTGAAGAAGCTATTGACGAACATCTAAAAGTACTTAAAAAAGACTATGAAGACAAAGCAGGTGCGGTATATGATCTTTACGACAAATATTCAAAACTTCCTAAAGATTACTGCATCAAACCTAAAAAAGGTAAATGGATTAAATTAGCTCTAAGAAACCTTGAAGGTAAAAAATTCAAAAACCCTATCAACGGACAGGAAGAAACACTTCATAAATTCCCTAAATGGAGAGATTCACTGTTTGAAGAACCTAAAAATAATCAAGTAAGACTTGTTGTAGGTAGACACGGATACTTTACACAAAGTTCACATCCGAACAACTATCTGTTATTAGACCTTATGAACTACAACTACATCTGGATTAACGACGAACTTGCAAAAGAACTTGGAGTTAAATTCAAAGATGAAGTAGAACTTACAAACAGAACAGGTCAAAAAGTAATCGGAAAAGTATATCCGACTAAAAGAATTAGAAAAGATACAATTTTTGTTGCAACAGGTATGGGAAGTAAATCACCAATGTTAACTCTTGGTGGAAATAACGGTATTTCTCAAGCTACAATTGCTGAAGATCATACGGATCCGATTATCGGAGCGGCAAGTATGAACGAAACTTTTGTAACAATTAGAAAGGTGTAA
- a CDS encoding 4Fe-4S dicluster domain-containing protein has product MANYAMALEYQNCIDCRACEVACKDENGVMLGADKQRIWVGIVEGGTTLADAFLNFYPSQCNHCEDAPCITVCPTGASHFVEGGIVKVDYDMCIICKGCMEACPYEARFVDETKHAVDKCTFCDGRIQEYGTTACSATCPTKVRTFGDLEDPNSDIVKVLNKREFFVLKEDEGTLPKLFYLVPEDEEYAKRTLGNVKRHKWAEFKAKYEAEANAKKPEWKKA; this is encoded by the coding sequence ATGGCTAATTACGCAATGGCATTAGAATATCAAAACTGTATAGACTGTAGAGCATGTGAAGTAGCATGTAAAGATGAAAACGGAGTAATGCTCGGTGCAGACAAGCAAAGAATCTGGGTTGGTATAGTTGAAGGCGGAACAACATTAGCCGATGCCTTTTTAAACTTCTATCCATCTCAGTGTAACCACTGTGAAGACGCACCATGTATTACAGTTTGTCCTACAGGTGCTTCACACTTTGTTGAAGGTGGTATCGTAAAAGTTGATTATGATATGTGTATTATCTGTAAAGGTTGTATGGAAGCATGTCCATATGAAGCAAGATTTGTTGATGAAACAAAACACGCAGTTGACAAATGTACATTCTGTGACGGAAGAATCCAGGAATACGGAACGACTGCATGTAGTGCGACATGTCCTACAAAAGTAAGAACATTCGGTGACCTTGAAGATCCGAACTCTGATATTGTTAAAGTTCTTAATAAAAGAGAATTTTTCGTTCTTAAAGAAGATGAAGGAACACTTCCTAAACTGTTCTATCTTGTACCTGAAGATGAAGAATACGCAAAAAGAACTCTTGGAAATGTAAAAAGACACAAATGGGCTGAATTTAAAGCCAAATATGAAGCTGAGGCAAATGCGAAAAAGCCTGAGTGGAAAAAAGCGTAA
- a CDS encoding sulfide reductase — translation MNEYINCCGLNIRKVSITQLLFNKTMLIAYVLLAIGVIGWYEIFALRWAHDFVNNAGVIAAAGHLEDTKQIAMALKEQIFHLEHIEEVNKAEPWGIFVSQYTYLLYGGSALIFLTALAELFHVKIAPKVAAAFITFGISMVFGGLVSIATDLANQINIYWMFLNPQPQSGMWLMLPLYTVYIPFTFIEIYFLLTNNREMARKIAGVLVILGLVIDAAEFYIQGLLFNLNDPRHLWTDIPQLWIYFLITGALTGVAGAMLYSFLGLKDKPYYEDTMNLLIKAGLVIAVLTGLYEVVNYMTVDPKWTSLIVSGSPVATMFWTWIVLGLVIPIILWATKNKTLAVVGAISAIIGTFFMRQAFIYGGNVYPMTARVDGLGPQATGIYNLAEITPYAYVPAHTMEILIVIGCLGLGIAIYSILDSVFAVRDVNDNVDH, via the coding sequence ATGAACGAATACATTAATTGTTGCGGGCTTAACATTAGAAAAGTTAGTATTACACAACTTTTATTTAATAAAACAATGCTAATAGCATACGTTTTACTTGCTATCGGAGTTATCGGTTGGTATGAAATTTTTGCACTAAGATGGGCACATGATTTTGTTAATAATGCAGGTGTTATTGCAGCAGCAGGTCACCTTGAAGACACAAAACAAATTGCAATGGCATTAAAAGAGCAAATCTTTCATTTAGAACATATTGAAGAAGTAAACAAAGCGGAACCGTGGGGTATTTTCGTATCTCAGTATACATACCTTTTGTACGGTGGTAGTGCGCTTATTTTCCTAACAGCTTTAGCAGAACTATTCCATGTAAAAATAGCTCCTAAAGTTGCGGCGGCATTCATTACTTTTGGTATTTCTATGGTATTTGGTGGTTTAGTATCAATCGCAACAGACCTTGCTAACCAAATCAATATTTACTGGATGTTTTTAAATCCTCAACCACAAAGTGGTATGTGGTTAATGTTACCTTTATATACAGTATATATTCCGTTTACATTTATCGAAATCTATTTCTTACTTACAAACAATAGAGAAATGGCAAGAAAAATTGCCGGTGTTTTAGTTATCTTAGGTCTTGTAATTGATGCGGCAGAATTCTATATCCAGGGTCTATTATTTAACTTAAATGATCCGAGACATTTATGGACAGATATTCCGCAACTTTGGATTTATTTCTTAATCACAGGGGCATTAACAGGTGTTGCTGGTGCAATGCTTTACAGTTTCTTGGGTCTTAAAGATAAACCTTACTATGAAGATACAATGAATCTTTTAATTAAAGCTGGACTTGTTATAGCTGTATTAACAGGCCTTTATGAAGTAGTTAACTATATGACAGTAGATCCAAAATGGACATCACTAATCGTAAGTGGCAGTCCGGTTGCTACAATGTTCTGGACATGGATTGTTTTAGGTTTAGTTATTCCGATTATTCTTTGGGCGACTAAAAATAAAACATTGGCTGTTGTTGGTGCTATTTCAGCTATTATCGGTACATTCTTTATGAGACAGGCATTTATTTACGGTGGTAACGTTTATCCAATGACTGCAAGAGTTGATGGATTAGGACCACAAGCTACAGGAATTTACAACTTAGCAGAAATTACTCCATATGCTTATGTACCTGCTCATACAATGGAGATTTTAATTGTAATTGGATGTTTAGGACTTGGTATTGCAATTTACTCTATCCTTGATTCAGTTTTTGCTGTAAGAGACGTAAACGACAACGTAGATCACTAA
- the trxA gene encoding thioredoxin produces the protein MALELNMQNFEDTIKNNEVVVVDFWAPWCGPCRMIAPIIEELAEEYKEKGVVVGKVNTDEAPEIAGQFGIRSIPTVIFFKNGEAVDAMIGAAPKQMYVEKIEALLS, from the coding sequence ATGGCATTAGAACTAAATATGCAAAACTTTGAAGACACTATAAAAAACAATGAAGTTGTAGTAGTAGACTTCTGGGCTCCATGGTGCGGACCTTGTAGAATGATCGCTCCGATTATTGAAGAATTAGCTGAAGAATATAAAGAAAAAGGTGTTGTAGTAGGTAAAGTAAACACTGATGAAGCACCAGAAATCGCTGGTCAATTTGGAATTAGAAGTATTCCTACTGTTATTTTCTTCAAAAACGGTGAAGCAGTTGACGCAATGATCGGTGCTGCACCTAAACAAATGTATGTTGAAAAAATTGAAGCACTTCTTTCATAA
- the trxB gene encoding thioredoxin-disulfide reductase: MHDVIIIGAGPGGLSAGLYAGRMGLDTLIIEKLTPGGQITQSSEIENYPGVCEVKSGLELMQCWPEQTMRFGAKIISEEVKSIEKNGDIFKVITSQNEYQGKAVILATGATPKRAGFKGEEEYIGKGVSYCAVCDGYFYKNMDVAVIGGGDSALEEALYLSNIAKKVYLIHRRNEFRASPLTIEKVMKKENIEILFNTTVEEVKGTPFLNTAVINQNGEIKELKVDGVFVFVGMNVNSSLVKDLCELNEYGEVKVDLNMKTTLDGLYAIGDVRQNSVKQVVASAGDGSVAALNVVKYVKNLKV; the protein is encoded by the coding sequence ATGCATGACGTAATTATAATAGGAGCGGGTCCCGGAGGGCTTAGTGCCGGGCTTTATGCTGGAAGAATGGGACTTGACACACTAATCATTGAAAAACTAACCCCGGGAGGACAAATAACACAAAGCAGTGAAATAGAAAACTATCCTGGAGTTTGCGAGGTTAAAAGCGGACTTGAACTTATGCAGTGCTGGCCAGAACAGACCATGAGATTCGGGGCAAAAATCATAAGCGAAGAAGTAAAAAGTATAGAAAAAAACGGTGATATCTTTAAAGTTATAACTTCTCAAAACGAATATCAAGGTAAAGCCGTAATACTTGCAACGGGTGCAACGCCTAAAAGAGCGGGATTTAAAGGCGAAGAAGAGTATATCGGGAAGGGAGTGAGTTACTGCGCGGTATGTGACGGATATTTTTACAAAAATATGGACGTAGCTGTAATAGGCGGCGGTGACAGCGCACTTGAAGAAGCACTGTATCTCAGTAATATAGCCAAAAAAGTATATCTGATACACAGACGTAATGAATTCAGGGCATCTCCTCTTACAATCGAAAAAGTTATGAAAAAAGAAAATATCGAAATACTTTTTAATACAACAGTTGAAGAAGTAAAAGGAACTCCTTTTTTAAATACGGCGGTTATTAACCAAAACGGTGAGATTAAAGAATTAAAAGTCGACGGCGTGTTTGTATTCGTGGGAATGAACGTAAACTCTTCACTTGTAAAAGATCTGTGTGAACTTAACGAATACGGTGAAGTAAAAGTGGATCTGAATATGAAAACAACGCTTGATGGGCTCTATGCTATAGGAGATGTAAGACAAAACAGCGTAAAACAAGTGGTGGCTTCCGCCGGAGACGGTTCGGTTGCGGCATTAAATGTGGTAAAATACGTTAAAAATTTAAAGGTATAA
- the dapB gene encoding 4-hydroxy-tetrahydrodipicolinate reductase, translating into MKYGIVGATGRVGQILVNIIKNSDDSIGAVMFEGPQTIEFEKETVITNDAKTLLENSDVVIDFSAPAATQSVLEAAIENPKPLVIATTGLNDHQQNLMLEVSKLAPVLYATNMSLGVAILNKLVSMVSEKLRDFDIEIVEQHHHFKVDAPSGTALTLAESCAKARGLDLKEVMVTGRSGHVGARTKDEIGVFAVRGGDVVGRHTVGFYNEGEFLELNHTATSRETFARGAIKVSKWLVNQKPGLYSINDALGI; encoded by the coding sequence ATGAAATACGGAATTGTCGGTGCAACAGGGAGAGTTGGACAGATTTTGGTAAATATTATTAAAAATTCTGATGACAGTATCGGTGCTGTTATGTTTGAAGGACCTCAGACGATTGAATTTGAAAAAGAAACGGTAATTACAAACGACGCAAAAACACTTCTTGAAAATTCGGACGTGGTTATCGATTTCTCAGCTCCTGCGGCTACTCAAAGCGTACTTGAAGCGGCTATTGAAAACCCTAAACCTCTTGTAATAGCTACAACGGGACTTAATGATCATCAGCAAAACCTTATGCTTGAAGTATCTAAACTCGCTCCCGTATTATATGCTACAAATATGAGCCTCGGGGTTGCTATTTTAAACAAACTCGTATCAATGGTAAGTGAAAAACTTAGAGATTTTGATATTGAAATCGTAGAGCAGCATCACCACTTCAAAGTTGACGCTCCAAGTGGAACGGCTCTTACATTGGCTGAAAGCTGTGCAAAAGCAAGAGGACTTGATCTTAAAGAAGTAATGGTTACAGGAAGAAGCGGTCACGTTGGAGCCAGAACAAAAGATGAAATCGGCGTATTTGCGGTAAGAGGCGGTGACGTTGTAGGACGCCATACTGTCGGATTTTACAATGAAGGTGAATTTTTAGAATTAAACCACACTGCGACAAGTAGGGAAACATTTGCAAGAGGTGCTATAAAAGTTTCAAAATGGCTTGTTAATCAAAAGCCGGGACTTTACTCAATAAATGATGCTTTAGGAATATAA
- the purF gene encoding amidophosphoribosyltransferase, which produces MCSVVGIYGNENASKLAYYALFAMQHRGQEAAGISSSDGEHIKTVKDRGLVTQIFKEDHFKILKGNMAIGHTRYSTAGDDSILDAQPVFARYGLGEISIVHNGNLVNAKEIRDELIKIGAIFQTNMDTENLIHLIAKNYEKKRLKDRIIDAVKKIKGAFSLVILSRSKMFVIRDPFGFRPLSLGKLKSGGYIVASETCAFELVGAEFVRDVKPGEMIIFENDEIKSEMIFEPTPKQCIFEYIYFARPDSNVFGKNVYSVRKQMGRELARELPVEADMVVPVPDSGVAAALGYAQESGIPFEMAIMRNHYVGRTFIEPTQEIRDLKVKMKLSPIKHKIEGKRLVVIDDSIVRGTTSKRIVRMLKEAGAKEVHMRIASPATIGPCYYGVDTPTKEELIASRLSTEEIAKYIEADSLAYLSIDSIVKAIKDKKDNYCFACFDDNYPIL; this is translated from the coding sequence ATGTGCTCGGTAGTAGGTATTTATGGAAACGAAAACGCAAGTAAATTAGCTTATTACGCTCTATTTGCTATGCAACACAGAGGTCAGGAAGCAGCGGGGATCAGCAGCAGCGACGGCGAACATATAAAAACCGTCAAAGACAGAGGCCTTGTAACTCAGATATTTAAAGAAGACCATTTTAAAATCTTAAAAGGAAACATGGCAATCGGCCATACAAGATATTCTACGGCAGGTGATGATTCCATCCTTGACGCTCAGCCTGTATTTGCAAGATACGGACTTGGGGAAATATCGATAGTTCACAACGGTAACCTTGTAAACGCCAAAGAAATAAGGGACGAACTGATTAAAATCGGTGCAATTTTCCAGACAAACATGGATACGGAAAACCTGATTCACCTGATTGCGAAAAACTATGAGAAAAAAAGACTAAAAGACAGAATAATCGATGCGGTTAAAAAAATAAAAGGCGCGTTTTCTTTAGTGATTCTTAGTAGAAGTAAAATGTTCGTAATCCGTGATCCTTTCGGATTCAGACCTCTGTCTCTTGGTAAACTAAAAAGCGGCGGTTACATCGTGGCAAGCGAAACGTGTGCATTTGAGCTTGTGGGCGCTGAATTTGTAAGAGATGTAAAACCTGGTGAAATGATTATATTCGAAAACGATGAAATCAAAAGCGAAATGATTTTTGAACCGACTCCGAAACAGTGTATTTTCGAATACATTTATTTTGCAAGACCCGATTCAAACGTGTTTGGCAAAAACGTATACAGTGTAAGAAAACAGATGGGAAGAGAGCTTGCACGCGAACTTCCGGTAGAAGCCGATATGGTTGTACCGGTTCCTGACAGCGGCGTTGCGGCGGCTTTGGGATATGCACAGGAAAGCGGCATTCCTTTTGAAATGGCTATAATGAGAAACCACTACGTCGGGCGTACGTTTATCGAACCGACTCAGGAAATCAGGGATCTGAAAGTTAAAATGAAACTAAGCCCTATTAAACACAAAATAGAAGGAAAAAGACTTGTAGTTATCGACGATTCAATCGTAAGAGGTACTACAAGTAAAAGAATCGTAAGAATGCTAAAAGAAGCGGGTGCGAAAGAAGTGCATATGAGAATTGCAAGCCCGGCTACGATAGGTCCTTGTTATTACGGAGTGGACACGCCTACAAAAGAAGAACTCATAGCATCAAGACTCTCAACCGAAGAGATTGCAAAATACATAGAAGCCGATTCGCTTGCATATCTTTCAATAGATTCGATTGTAAAAGCGATCAAAGATAAAAAAGATAACTACTGCTTTGCGTGTTTCGACGACAATTACCCTATTCTTTAA